From the Pseudarthrobacter sp. MM222 genome, one window contains:
- a CDS encoding sarcosine oxidase subunit beta family protein, with translation MSTEQLPEHPEFLWRNPEPKSSYDAVIVGGGGHGLATAYYLAKNHGMTNIAVLEKGWLAGGNMARNTTIIRSNYLWDESAAIYEHALKLWEILPEELEYDFLFSQRGVMNLAHTLGDVRESMRRVGANQLNGVDAEWLDPKQVKELCPILNINDNIRYPVMGATYQPRAGIAKHDHVAWAFARKCDELGVDIIQNCEVTGFLKDGNRVVGVKTNQGIIHTGKVGLCAAGHSSVLAEMAGFRLPIQSHPLQALVSELHEPVHPTVVMSNHVHVYVSQAHKGELVMGAGVDSYNGYGQRGSFHVIEHQMAAAVELFPIFARAHVLRTWGGIVDTTLDASPIVGTTPVENMFVNCGWGTGGFKGTPAAGLTFAHTIATGTPHILNKPFALERFETGALIDEHGAAAVAH, from the coding sequence ATGAGCACGGAACAGCTTCCGGAGCACCCGGAATTCCTCTGGCGCAACCCCGAGCCGAAGTCCTCGTACGACGCCGTGATTGTCGGCGGCGGCGGGCACGGCCTCGCCACCGCCTATTACCTGGCCAAGAACCACGGGATGACCAACATCGCCGTGCTGGAAAAGGGCTGGCTGGCCGGTGGGAACATGGCCCGGAACACCACGATCATCCGTTCAAACTACCTCTGGGACGAGTCCGCGGCGATCTACGAGCACGCCCTGAAGCTGTGGGAGATCCTGCCGGAGGAACTCGAATACGACTTCCTGTTCAGCCAGCGCGGCGTGATGAACCTCGCCCACACCCTGGGCGATGTGCGCGAAAGCATGCGCCGGGTTGGGGCGAATCAGCTCAACGGTGTGGACGCCGAGTGGTTGGACCCGAAGCAGGTCAAGGAACTCTGCCCCATCCTCAACATCAACGACAACATCCGCTACCCCGTGATGGGCGCCACCTACCAGCCCCGGGCCGGGATCGCCAAGCACGACCACGTCGCTTGGGCATTCGCCCGCAAATGCGATGAGCTCGGCGTGGACATCATCCAGAACTGCGAAGTCACCGGCTTCCTCAAAGACGGCAACCGCGTCGTCGGCGTCAAAACCAACCAAGGCATCATCCACACCGGAAAGGTCGGGCTTTGCGCCGCCGGACACAGCTCCGTGCTCGCCGAAATGGCCGGCTTCCGGCTGCCCATCCAGTCCCACCCCCTCCAGGCACTGGTGTCGGAGCTCCACGAACCCGTTCACCCCACCGTCGTGATGTCCAACCACGTCCACGTCTACGTCTCCCAGGCGCACAAGGGCGAATTGGTGATGGGCGCCGGCGTCGACTCGTACAACGGCTACGGCCAGCGCGGCTCCTTCCACGTGATCGAGCACCAGATGGCAGCCGCCGTCGAACTCTTCCCGATCTTCGCCCGCGCCCACGTGCTCCGGACCTGGGGCGGGATCGTGGACACCACCCTGGACGCCTCCCCGATCGTGGGCACCACCCCGGTGGAGAACATGTTCGTCAACTGCGGCTGGGGAACCGGCGGATTCAAAGGCACCCCTGCCGCCGGGCTGACCTTCGCCCACACCATCGCCACCGGCACACCCCACATCCTGAACAAACCCTTTGCCCTCGAGCGCTTCGAAACCGGCGCCCTAATCGATGAACACGGCGCCGCCGCCGTGGCCCACTAG
- a CDS encoding sarcosine oxidase subunit delta, with the protein MLLIPCPNCGPRDETEYHYGGQAHVPYPENPAELTDRQWAEYLFYRDNTKGAFAERWLHSTGCRQWFNMLRDTLTYDIQAVYPMGQLRPASGTTAPAVPSPVSPEGAIK; encoded by the coding sequence ATGCTCCTGATTCCCTGCCCCAACTGCGGCCCCCGGGACGAAACCGAATACCACTACGGCGGCCAGGCCCACGTGCCATATCCCGAGAACCCGGCAGAACTTACCGACCGGCAGTGGGCCGAGTACCTGTTCTACCGCGACAACACGAAGGGCGCGTTCGCCGAGCGCTGGCTTCACAGTACCGGCTGCCGGCAATGGTTCAACATGCTCCGCGACACCCTCACCTACGACATCCAGGCCGTCTACCCGATGGGCCAGCTGCGCCCTGCCTCGGGAACCACAGCGCCCGCCGTCCCCAGCCCCGTCTCCCCGGAAGGAGCCATCAAATGA
- a CDS encoding L-serine ammonia-lyase: MALSVLDLFSVGIGPSSSHTVGPMRAAKRFADGLKSDGQMGSTARVQAELFGSLGATGRGHGSDKAVVLGLQGQDPDTVDTGTADDQVAAAALDAELRIGGDHRVDFNWDEDVVLHRRKSLPAHPNGMTFRALDHTGAVLRERSYYSIGGGFVVDGTAQGADQVVADDTVLPYPFTTADELLDICHRENMSISDVMLANELVWRSEAELRDKLLALWAVMRQCVENGCAAEGILPGGLNVKRRAPALFRTLAAAAESADAEALNPSPVQVPADPLLAMEWVNLFALAVNEENAAGGRIVTAPTNGAAGIVPAVLHYYVKFVPGANDDGVIRFLLTAAAVGILFKINASISGAEVGCQGEVGSACSMAAAGLCEVLGGTPAQVENAAEVGIEHNLGLTCDPVGGLVQIPCIERNAIASVKAINAARLCLHGDGSHKVSLDKAIKTMRETGADMKTKYKETSRGGLAVNVIEC, from the coding sequence ATGGCGCTGAGCGTCCTTGACCTGTTTTCTGTTGGCATCGGGCCGTCGTCGTCGCACACGGTCGGCCCGATGCGGGCAGCCAAACGGTTCGCGGACGGACTCAAGAGCGACGGACAAATGGGCTCCACGGCAAGGGTGCAGGCCGAGCTGTTCGGTTCCCTCGGCGCCACCGGCCGGGGACACGGTTCGGACAAGGCCGTGGTCCTGGGTCTCCAGGGCCAGGACCCGGACACGGTCGACACGGGAACCGCCGATGACCAGGTGGCGGCAGCTGCGCTGGATGCCGAACTCCGAATCGGTGGGGACCACCGGGTGGACTTCAACTGGGACGAGGACGTGGTGCTGCACCGCCGCAAGTCCCTGCCGGCCCACCCCAACGGCATGACCTTCCGGGCGCTGGACCACACCGGGGCAGTGCTCAGGGAACGCAGCTATTACTCGATCGGCGGCGGCTTCGTCGTGGACGGCACGGCACAGGGCGCTGACCAGGTGGTGGCCGACGACACCGTTCTGCCCTACCCCTTCACCACGGCCGACGAACTCCTGGACATCTGTCACCGCGAGAATATGTCCATCTCCGACGTCATGCTGGCCAACGAACTTGTCTGGCGCAGCGAAGCCGAACTCCGGGACAAGCTCCTGGCGCTGTGGGCTGTCATGCGCCAATGCGTGGAGAACGGCTGCGCGGCGGAGGGCATCCTGCCCGGTGGGCTGAACGTCAAACGGCGCGCCCCAGCGTTGTTCCGGACGCTGGCAGCAGCAGCGGAGAGCGCCGATGCGGAAGCCCTCAACCCCTCCCCCGTCCAGGTGCCCGCCGACCCGCTGCTCGCCATGGAGTGGGTGAACCTGTTCGCCCTCGCCGTCAACGAGGAAAACGCCGCAGGCGGGCGGATCGTCACCGCCCCGACCAACGGCGCCGCCGGGATCGTGCCGGCCGTGCTGCACTACTACGTCAAATTTGTCCCGGGAGCCAACGACGACGGCGTTATCCGCTTCCTGCTGACGGCAGCCGCCGTCGGGATCCTGTTCAAGATCAATGCCTCCATCTCGGGAGCCGAGGTCGGCTGCCAGGGCGAAGTCGGCTCGGCCTGCTCGATGGCTGCAGCAGGGCTCTGCGAAGTACTGGGTGGCACCCCCGCGCAGGTGGAAAACGCCGCCGAAGTCGGCATCGAACACAACCTTGGGCTGACCTGCGACCCGGTCGGGGGACTGGTGCAGATTCCCTGCATCGAACGTAACGCCATCGCCAGCGTCAAAGCCATCAACGCCGCCCGCCTGTGCCTGCACGGCGACGGCAGCCACAAAGTGTCGCTGGACAAGGCCATCAAAACCATGCGTGAAACTGGAGCTGACATGAAGACGAAGTACAAGGAAACCTCCCGCGGCGGCCTCGCCGTGAATGTGATCGAGTGCTGA
- a CDS encoding 2Fe-2S iron-sulfur cluster-binding protein — translation MTAQPQPARLSTGGRIDRSVIWRFTLDGEEFTGHPGDTLASALLANGRIAARNSLYEDRSRGILSAGVEESNALVKVAPRFPGHVAESMLPATTVTLVDGLSAELLNGLGKLDPDEDHAEYDKKYVHTDVLVVGGGPAGLAAAREAVRSGARVILIDDQPELGGSLLSGSTDPARAETIEGVAALDWVSNVETELISAAECTVLNRTSAFGSYDSNYVIAAQNRTDHLSSPAAPGVSRQRIWHIRASQVILAPGAHERPLVFENNDRPGIMLASAVRSYLNRYAVAAGNRVVISTTNDSAYALATDLKAAGIRVEAVVDARPKQSKTAAAAAAAGIRVLIGSAVANTTADVSGDGRLLGVTVRSINYDGELTSGVEQLACDLLAVSGGWSPVVHLHSQRQGKIRWDEDLAAFVPSSVVPNQQVAGSGRGSFELDDCLAEGISAGAAAVGAIGFDTENSGPVVETSVLAEPKASAPTRQLWLVPGQDGGPDDWHHHFVDFQRDQSVADVLRSTGAGMRSVEHIKRYTSISTANDQGKTSGVNAIGVIAAALRQAGEASRGIGEIGTTAYRAPFTPVAFAALAGRQRRELFDPARLTSIHSWHVAHGALFEDVGQWKRPWYYPQAGEDMDAAVLRECAAVRESVGFMDATTLGKIEIRGKDAGEFLNRIYTNAFKKLAPGSARYGVMCTPDGMIFDDGVTLRLDPDRYFMTTTTGGAAKVLDWLEEWLQTEWPDLDVHCTSVTEQWSTIAVVGPKSRAVVAKLAPELAADGGLDADAFPFMTFKETTLASGIQARICRISFSGELAYEINIPSWYGLNTWEAVAAAGAEFNITPYGTETMHVLRAEKGYPIVGQDTDGTVTPQDAGMEWVVSKVKDFIGKRSYARKDAGRTDRKHLVSVLPVDGTIRLPEGTQLVEQGITVNPAYGPVPMQGFVTSSYHSAALGRSFALALIKNGRNRIGETLVAAAGDQLVDVVVAETVLFDPEGTRKDG, via the coding sequence ATGACCGCTCAGCCGCAACCCGCGCGTCTGTCCACCGGCGGACGCATTGACCGCAGCGTCATCTGGCGCTTTACCCTGGACGGCGAGGAATTCACCGGCCACCCCGGCGACACCCTCGCCTCGGCCCTGCTCGCCAACGGCCGGATCGCCGCCCGCAACTCCCTGTACGAGGACCGGTCCCGCGGCATCCTGTCCGCCGGCGTCGAGGAATCCAACGCCCTCGTCAAGGTCGCCCCCCGGTTCCCGGGCCACGTGGCCGAATCCATGCTCCCCGCCACCACGGTGACCCTCGTGGACGGACTCAGCGCCGAACTGCTCAACGGGCTCGGCAAGCTGGACCCCGACGAGGACCATGCCGAATACGACAAGAAGTATGTCCACACCGACGTCCTCGTCGTCGGCGGCGGCCCCGCTGGCCTAGCCGCGGCCCGCGAAGCCGTCCGAAGCGGCGCCCGCGTCATCCTCATCGACGACCAGCCCGAACTTGGCGGCTCGCTGCTGTCCGGCTCCACCGACCCGGCCCGCGCCGAGACCATCGAGGGGGTCGCCGCCCTGGACTGGGTCTCCAATGTCGAAACAGAACTGATCTCAGCGGCCGAGTGCACGGTGCTGAACCGCACGTCCGCGTTCGGGTCCTACGATTCGAACTACGTCATAGCGGCCCAGAACCGCACGGACCACCTTTCGAGCCCGGCCGCGCCCGGGGTGTCACGGCAGCGGATCTGGCACATCCGCGCCAGCCAGGTCATCCTGGCCCCCGGCGCCCACGAACGCCCGCTGGTCTTCGAAAACAACGACCGCCCCGGCATCATGCTCGCCTCCGCGGTCCGCAGCTACCTCAACCGCTACGCCGTCGCCGCCGGAAACCGGGTCGTTATCAGCACCACCAACGACAGCGCCTACGCCCTGGCCACCGACCTGAAGGCCGCTGGCATCCGCGTCGAAGCTGTCGTGGACGCCCGTCCGAAGCAGAGCAAAACAGCCGCCGCAGCCGCCGCGGCCGGAATCCGCGTGCTGATAGGCAGCGCCGTTGCCAACACCACTGCTGATGTGTCCGGCGACGGCCGGCTCCTCGGTGTCACCGTCCGGAGCATCAACTACGACGGCGAGCTCACCTCCGGCGTCGAACAGCTCGCCTGCGACCTGCTGGCCGTCTCCGGCGGCTGGTCCCCCGTAGTACACCTGCACTCCCAGCGCCAGGGCAAGATCCGCTGGGACGAGGACTTGGCGGCCTTCGTCCCCAGCAGCGTGGTGCCCAACCAGCAGGTGGCAGGTTCCGGCCGCGGCAGTTTCGAACTTGACGACTGCCTCGCCGAAGGCATCTCCGCCGGCGCCGCCGCGGTCGGTGCCATCGGCTTCGACACTGAAAACTCTGGCCCAGTCGTCGAGACGTCCGTCCTGGCTGAGCCCAAGGCGTCGGCCCCTACCCGTCAGCTCTGGCTGGTCCCCGGCCAGGACGGCGGCCCGGACGACTGGCACCACCACTTCGTCGACTTCCAGCGCGACCAGTCCGTGGCCGACGTCCTCCGCTCCACCGGGGCAGGGATGCGCTCGGTAGAACACATCAAGCGCTACACCTCGATCAGCACCGCCAACGACCAGGGCAAGACTTCCGGGGTGAACGCGATCGGCGTCATCGCCGCGGCACTCCGTCAGGCAGGCGAAGCGTCCCGGGGCATCGGTGAAATCGGCACCACCGCGTACCGCGCCCCCTTCACCCCCGTCGCATTCGCCGCGCTTGCCGGACGCCAGCGCCGAGAACTATTCGACCCGGCCCGACTTACCTCCATCCACTCCTGGCATGTCGCCCACGGTGCCCTCTTCGAAGACGTTGGGCAGTGGAAGCGTCCCTGGTACTACCCGCAGGCCGGCGAGGACATGGACGCAGCGGTGCTGCGTGAATGCGCCGCCGTCCGCGAATCCGTGGGCTTCATGGACGCCACCACCCTCGGCAAGATCGAGATCCGGGGCAAGGACGCGGGCGAGTTCCTGAACCGCATCTACACCAACGCGTTCAAGAAGCTCGCCCCGGGTTCGGCCCGCTACGGCGTCATGTGCACCCCCGACGGCATGATTTTCGACGACGGCGTCACTCTGCGCCTGGATCCGGACCGGTACTTCATGACCACCACCACCGGCGGCGCAGCAAAGGTCCTCGACTGGCTGGAGGAATGGCTGCAGACCGAGTGGCCGGACCTGGATGTGCACTGCACTTCCGTCACGGAGCAGTGGTCCACCATCGCCGTCGTCGGACCCAAATCCCGCGCCGTCGTGGCGAAGCTGGCCCCGGAACTGGCGGCCGACGGCGGCCTCGACGCCGACGCTTTCCCCTTCATGACGTTCAAGGAAACCACGCTGGCTTCCGGCATCCAGGCCCGGATCTGCCGGATCTCGTTCTCCGGTGAGCTTGCCTACGAAATCAACATCCCGTCTTGGTACGGGCTGAACACCTGGGAAGCCGTGGCCGCCGCTGGGGCGGAATTCAACATCACCCCATATGGCACCGAAACTATGCACGTGCTCCGGGCCGAGAAGGGCTACCCGATCGTCGGCCAGGACACCGACGGCACCGTCACTCCGCAGGACGCCGGGATGGAATGGGTTGTCTCCAAGGTCAAGGACTTCATCGGCAAGCGGTCCTATGCCCGCAAGGACGCCGGCCGCACCGACCGGAAGCACCTGGTAAGCGTCCTGCCCGTGGACGGCACCATCCGGCTCCCTGAAGGCACCCAGCTGGTGGAGCAGGGCATCACCGTCAACCCCGCCTACGGTCCCGTCCCCATGCAGGGGTTCGTGACCTCGAGCTACCACAGCGCAGCGCTGGGCAGATCGTTTGCCCTCGCCCTGATCAAGAACGGCCGCAACCGAATCGGCGAAACTCTGGTGGCCGCCGCCGGAGACCAGCTGGTGGACGTAGTCGTCGCCGAAACCGTACTTTTTGACCCTGAAGGGACCCGCAAAGATGGCTGA
- a CDS encoding aminopeptidase P family protein, which yields MTSTQSEAATDVTKLERLKVLNNGKKVSLTFSDTEIERRLAGLRGIMTEKSLDAVVLTSYHSIKYYSDFLFTSFGRSYAMVVTKDDTVTVTANIDAGMPWRRSYGDNVIYTDWRRDNYIFAIQEVLRTRGISPRRIGVEDDSLPLDNRNKIQAAFASATLVDVAQAAMRQRMIKSAEEIEVIKHGARIGDLGGEAIRNAITAGITEYEVALIGTEAMVHEIARTFPDSEIRDTWVWFQSGINTDGAHNWATTRRIQEHDILSLNCFPMTSGYYTALERTLFYGEPDARSLELWNINVEVHKRGIELIKPGAVCRDIAAELNEIYVGHGLLANRTFGYGHSFGVLSHYYGREAGLELREDIDTVLEPGMVVSMEPMITVLDGQPGAGGYREHDILVVGEDGAENITKFPFGPEYNIIGA from the coding sequence ATGACCAGCACGCAATCCGAAGCCGCCACCGACGTCACCAAGCTGGAGCGCCTCAAGGTCCTGAACAACGGCAAGAAGGTCAGCCTCACGTTCTCCGATACCGAGATTGAGCGCCGGCTGGCAGGGCTACGCGGCATTATGACGGAGAAGAGCCTGGACGCCGTCGTCCTGACCAGCTACCACTCCATTAAGTACTACTCAGACTTCCTCTTCACCTCGTTTGGCCGCTCCTACGCCATGGTGGTCACCAAGGACGACACCGTGACCGTCACGGCCAACATCGACGCCGGCATGCCGTGGCGCCGCAGCTACGGCGACAACGTGATCTACACGGACTGGCGCCGGGACAACTACATCTTCGCCATCCAGGAGGTCCTGCGTACCCGCGGCATTTCCCCGCGCCGGATCGGCGTGGAAGACGATTCACTCCCGCTGGACAACCGGAACAAGATCCAGGCAGCCTTTGCATCGGCCACCCTGGTCGACGTCGCCCAGGCGGCCATGCGCCAGCGCATGATCAAGTCAGCCGAAGAGATCGAGGTCATCAAACACGGCGCCCGCATCGGTGACCTGGGCGGCGAGGCTATCCGCAACGCCATCACCGCCGGGATCACCGAATACGAGGTCGCCCTGATCGGCACCGAAGCCATGGTCCACGAAATCGCCCGGACGTTCCCGGACTCGGAAATCCGCGACACTTGGGTCTGGTTCCAGTCCGGCATCAACACCGACGGCGCCCACAACTGGGCGACCACCCGAAGAATCCAGGAACACGACATCCTGTCCCTGAACTGCTTCCCGATGACGTCCGGCTACTACACCGCCCTGGAGCGCACCCTGTTTTACGGCGAACCCGACGCCCGTTCTCTGGAGCTGTGGAACATCAACGTTGAAGTCCACAAACGTGGCATCGAACTCATTAAGCCGGGAGCCGTCTGCAGGGACATCGCCGCCGAACTCAACGAGATCTACGTGGGCCACGGACTGCTGGCCAACCGTACCTTTGGCTACGGGCACTCGTTCGGGGTGCTCAGCCACTATTACGGCCGGGAAGCCGGACTCGAGCTCCGCGAGGACATCGACACCGTGCTGGAACCAGGCATGGTGGTCTCCATGGAACCGATGATCACCGTCCTGGACGGCCAGCCCGGCGCCGGCGGCTACCGCGAGCACGACATCCTGGTGGTCGGCGAGGACGGAGCCGAAAACATCACAAAGTTTCCCTTCGGCCCGGAATACAACATCATCGGTGCCTAA
- a CDS encoding IclR family transcriptional regulator, with product MSQQESPEGNGNGDTKGASVIVNAIAVLRTFTADEPLLGVTEIANRVGLHKSTVSRILATFEQEHLVERDPETRRFRLGLGLIAIAGPLLAELEERRVAYPVLRELTERTGETSALMVWNGAESMCVEQIASHHQIRHTTPLGVRYTDAMSASVQVFLSAEPTERVRALLRSGAITYPGLDDAGLDGYQIKLKDVTARGWAVNYGESSIDEVGVAAPVLDHRGDIVAAVLISAPRFRVSRDRLQSLGEACAAAAHKVTTRLGGRPLGSAGQEGPSQSPA from the coding sequence ATGAGTCAACAAGAATCTCCCGAGGGCAACGGAAACGGCGACACCAAGGGCGCCTCCGTCATCGTCAACGCCATCGCCGTGCTGAGGACATTCACCGCCGACGAGCCGCTGCTCGGGGTCACCGAGATTGCCAACCGTGTCGGCCTGCACAAAAGCACCGTTTCCCGGATCCTGGCCACCTTCGAACAGGAACACCTGGTGGAACGCGACCCGGAAACACGCCGTTTCCGTCTCGGACTGGGGCTGATCGCGATTGCTGGCCCCCTGCTCGCCGAACTGGAGGAACGCCGGGTGGCCTACCCGGTCCTACGTGAGCTCACCGAACGGACCGGCGAAACCAGTGCGCTTATGGTCTGGAACGGCGCAGAATCGATGTGCGTGGAACAGATCGCCAGCCACCACCAGATCAGGCACACCACCCCGCTTGGAGTTCGGTACACGGATGCCATGAGCGCCTCCGTGCAGGTCTTCCTGTCCGCCGAGCCAACCGAACGCGTCCGTGCACTCCTGCGCAGCGGAGCGATCACGTATCCGGGACTCGATGATGCCGGCTTGGATGGCTACCAGATCAAGCTCAAGGATGTGACGGCTCGTGGCTGGGCCGTCAACTACGGCGAATCCTCCATAGACGAAGTGGGCGTGGCTGCCCCCGTCCTCGACCACCGCGGTGACATCGTGGCGGCCGTCCTAATCTCGGCCCCCCGGTTCCGCGTTTCACGGGATCGATTGCAGAGCCTGGGAGAAGCGTGCGCAGCCGCGGCCCACAAGGTCACAACCCGGTTGGGCGGACGTCCGCTCGGGAGCGCAGGGCAAGAAGGCCCAAGCCAGAGCCCGGCCTAG
- the glyA gene encoding serine hydroxymethyltransferase — protein MTGTLNQPLASADADIARAIDLELERQQSTLEMIASENFAPASVMEAQGSVLTNKYAEGYPGKRYYGGCEHVDVIEQLAIDRVKALFGAEAANVQPHSGAQANAAAMFALLEPGDTIMGLALAHGGHLTHGMRINFSGKLYNVVPYHVRESDMTVDMAEVEALALEHRPRMIVAGWSAYTRQLDFAEFRRIADAVGAYLMVDMAHFAGLVAAGLHPNPVPYADVVTTTTHKTLGGPRGGVILSRESLARKINSAVFPGQQGGPLEHVIAAKAVSFKIAASDEFKDRQQRTLDGAKILAERLLAPDVAEYGISVVGGGTDVHLVLVDLRNSALDGQQGEDRLHRIGITVNRNAVPFDPRPPMVSSGLRIGTPALATRGFGPAEFTEVADIIAEAIKGELSDESAVLLRDRVTVLAEKFPLYPNLSGTAGTTPNGVAQ, from the coding sequence ATGACGGGCACCCTGAATCAACCCCTGGCCAGCGCCGACGCTGATATCGCACGTGCCATTGACCTTGAGCTGGAACGCCAGCAGTCCACTCTCGAGATGATTGCGTCGGAGAATTTTGCGCCGGCCTCGGTCATGGAGGCGCAGGGTTCGGTCCTGACTAACAAGTACGCCGAGGGCTACCCGGGCAAGCGCTACTACGGCGGCTGCGAGCACGTTGACGTGATCGAACAGCTCGCCATCGACCGGGTCAAGGCCCTGTTCGGTGCGGAAGCTGCCAACGTTCAGCCGCACTCCGGCGCCCAGGCCAACGCCGCCGCCATGTTTGCGCTGCTGGAACCGGGCGACACCATCATGGGACTGGCCCTGGCGCACGGCGGGCACCTCACCCATGGGATGCGCATCAACTTCTCCGGGAAGCTTTACAACGTAGTTCCGTACCATGTGCGCGAATCCGATATGACTGTGGACATGGCCGAAGTCGAGGCCCTGGCCCTGGAGCACCGGCCCAGGATGATCGTGGCCGGCTGGTCCGCCTACACGCGCCAGCTCGACTTCGCGGAGTTCCGCCGCATCGCCGACGCCGTGGGCGCCTACCTCATGGTCGATATGGCGCACTTTGCCGGCCTCGTCGCCGCCGGGCTGCATCCCAACCCGGTGCCCTATGCCGACGTCGTAACCACAACCACGCACAAGACCCTGGGCGGTCCGCGCGGAGGCGTGATCCTCAGCCGCGAGTCCCTGGCGCGCAAGATCAACTCCGCCGTTTTTCCCGGCCAGCAGGGCGGGCCGCTGGAACACGTCATCGCTGCAAAGGCCGTGTCCTTCAAAATCGCCGCAAGCGATGAGTTCAAGGACCGGCAGCAACGCACCCTGGATGGGGCCAAGATCCTGGCCGAGCGCCTGCTAGCACCGGACGTCGCCGAATATGGGATCTCCGTAGTGGGCGGCGGCACCGACGTGCACCTGGTCCTGGTGGACCTGCGCAACTCGGCGCTGGACGGGCAGCAGGGCGAGGACCGGCTGCACCGGATCGGCATCACCGTCAACCGCAACGCCGTTCCGTTCGACCCCCGGCCGCCGATGGTCTCCTCCGGGCTGCGAATCGGCACCCCCGCCCTGGCCACGCGCGGCTTTGGCCCGGCCGAATTCACTGAGGTTGCCGACATCATCGCCGAGGCCATCAAGGGCGAGCTCAGCGACGAGTCGGCCGTCCTGCTCCGCGACCGGGTCACGGTCCTCGCCGAAAAATTTCCGCTTTACCCGAATCTTTCCGGAACTGCCGGAACCACCCCGAACGGAGTTGCACAATGA
- a CDS encoding sarcosine oxidase subunit gamma, giving the protein MADTAALENSKKIQTLRMSPASPLRTAFEAGSVAGTVEIREVPFLTMAGLRVDPAGDSRKRLGTLTGGLPSASGEVRSSGETAVLWLGPAEFLLVAPAEAHESLGGDLPGALFEALGDDAGQVVDLSANRTTFELSGPRARAVLEKGCSLDLHPRVFKTGTALSTEIGGIPAVLWKTAEESYRIFPRASFAEFLGSWLLDAMREYASPEVP; this is encoded by the coding sequence ATGGCTGACACCGCAGCACTCGAAAATTCCAAGAAGATCCAAACCCTCCGGATGAGCCCGGCATCGCCGCTGCGGACAGCTTTTGAAGCCGGATCCGTGGCGGGCACCGTGGAAATCCGGGAAGTGCCGTTCCTGACCATGGCCGGGCTCCGGGTCGATCCGGCCGGCGACTCCCGGAAGCGGCTGGGCACCCTGACCGGCGGCCTGCCGTCCGCTTCCGGGGAGGTCCGAAGCAGCGGCGAAACCGCCGTGTTGTGGCTCGGGCCGGCCGAATTCCTGCTCGTGGCCCCGGCGGAAGCTCATGAGAGCCTGGGCGGCGACCTTCCCGGTGCGCTGTTTGAGGCACTCGGCGACGACGCCGGCCAGGTGGTGGATCTCTCCGCCAACCGCACCACGTTCGAACTCTCGGGTCCCCGGGCGCGGGCCGTCCTGGAGAAGGGCTGCTCCCTGGATCTGCATCCCCGCGTCTTCAAGACCGGGACGGCCCTGTCCACCGAAATCGGCGGCATCCCCGCCGTGCTGTGGAAGACCGCCGAAGAGTCCTACCGGATATTTCCCCGAGCGTCCTTTGCCGAGTTCCTGGGCAGCTGGCTCCTCGACGCCATGCGCGAATACGCATCGCCAGAGGTCCCCTAA